In one Streptomyces sp. NBC_01288 genomic region, the following are encoded:
- a CDS encoding nuclear transport factor 2 family protein, giving the protein MGTAARPGFDTEALRRGIEDHTTATLLSLYADDAEIHVVDHQTQPSHPKVLHGRDEIGAMLADVYSRDMTHKLEECVVQGDRVAYSESCQYPDGARVLAESMLLLEDGKITRQTMIQAWDG; this is encoded by the coding sequence ATGGGCACCGCGGCACGCCCCGGCTTCGACACCGAAGCGCTGCGCCGGGGCATCGAAGACCACACGACGGCGACACTGCTGTCGCTCTACGCGGACGACGCCGAGATCCACGTCGTCGACCACCAGACCCAGCCCAGCCACCCCAAGGTCCTGCACGGCCGGGACGAGATCGGCGCGATGCTCGCCGACGTCTACAGCCGCGACATGACCCACAAGCTGGAGGAGTGCGTCGTACAGGGGGACCGGGTCGCCTACAGCGAGTCCTGTCAGTACCCGGACGGGGCCCGGGTCCTCGCCGAGTCGATGCTCCTGCTGGAGGACGGCAAGATCACCCGGCAGACCATGATCCAGGCATGGGACGGCTAG
- a CDS encoding RNA polymerase sigma factor, translating to MSNDEDFAAAYREHYWAVSRYVARRLDGRSSEVEEVVAEVFTVAWRRRADLPAAPLPWLYGVARNCLANAVRGYGRRRRLVDRLGNDDRAHGRQVVAGPDADAPGGWVHEALARLSSGDQEVLRLTAWEELGVEEVAVVLGCGVRAAAMRLHRARRRLRAEIDRLAVLGGAGR from the coding sequence ATGAGCAACGACGAGGACTTCGCCGCTGCCTATCGCGAGCACTACTGGGCGGTCAGCCGCTATGTTGCGCGGCGACTGGACGGGCGGAGCAGCGAGGTCGAGGAAGTGGTGGCGGAGGTCTTCACCGTCGCCTGGCGCCGCCGTGCGGATCTGCCGGCGGCCCCGTTGCCCTGGCTGTACGGCGTGGCCCGTAACTGCCTGGCCAATGCGGTGCGTGGGTACGGGCGGCGGCGTCGGCTTGTCGATCGGCTGGGCAACGACGATCGCGCGCACGGGCGGCAGGTTGTGGCCGGGCCCGATGCGGATGCCCCCGGCGGTTGGGTGCACGAGGCGTTGGCGCGGTTGTCGTCGGGCGACCAGGAGGTGTTGAGGCTTACGGCGTGGGAGGAACTGGGTGTGGAGGAGGTTGCCGTGGTTCTGGGGTGTGGGGTGCGGGCTGCGGCGATGCGGTTGCATCGGGCACGGCGGCGGTTGAGAGCGGAGATCGATCGGCTCGCGGTGCTTGGAGGGGCGGGGCGATGA
- a CDS encoding CU044_5270 family protein → MGDELELLRSANPFTSDGPLYGDGPLDHHAERGLNRLLYERRSQRRRLLWSLAATAAVAATVLTLVLGGPSSTPAVAAPRALVVQAHSTPVSLKQLAALAVATAADGTPVLRRGTHVQSWSLGMSDDKPPVTIPEERIVRWNADASHTERVVEDGHVLKETTFPPSWSDVPPDARPPHDVAGLRAYLRETAYSKAPLTTPELLSAVGELLDEWTLGARESAALARLLAGADGLRPVGEVTDRLGRHGQAYVYQQPATRLMLIMDPATGAVLGMESTFTKDQPEYGVKAGDVMDYSAWTR, encoded by the coding sequence ATGGGTGACGAACTCGAACTCCTGCGTAGCGCCAACCCGTTCACGAGCGATGGGCCCCTCTATGGCGACGGGCCGCTCGATCATCACGCGGAGCGCGGGCTCAACAGGCTGCTGTACGAACGGCGTTCACAGCGTCGGCGGCTGCTCTGGAGCCTTGCGGCCACCGCTGCCGTTGCCGCGACCGTACTCACCCTCGTGCTGGGTGGGCCGAGCAGTACCCCGGCGGTGGCTGCTCCCCGCGCCCTGGTCGTGCAGGCGCACTCCACGCCCGTATCGCTGAAGCAGCTCGCCGCCCTCGCCGTGGCGACCGCGGCCGACGGAACTCCCGTTCTGCGCAGGGGAACTCACGTGCAGTCGTGGAGTCTCGGCATGTCCGACGACAAGCCGCCGGTCACCATCCCCGAGGAACGCATCGTGCGCTGGAACGCGGACGCCAGTCACACGGAACGTGTCGTCGAGGACGGGCATGTCCTCAAGGAGACGACGTTTCCGCCGAGTTGGAGCGATGTCCCGCCCGATGCCCGGCCCCCGCACGACGTGGCCGGACTGCGGGCGTACCTCCGGGAGACGGCGTACAGCAAGGCGCCGTTGACCACCCCCGAACTCCTGTCGGCCGTGGGGGAGCTGCTTGACGAGTGGACGCTCGGGGCGCGTGAGTCTGCCGCGTTGGCGCGACTGCTCGCGGGGGCGGACGGGCTGCGGCCGGTGGGGGAGGTGACCGACCGGCTCGGGCGGCACGGGCAGGCGTACGTCTATCAGCAGCCCGCCACCCGCCTGATGCTGATCATGGACCCGGCCACCGGCGCCGTTCTCGGAATGGAGAGCACCTTCACGAAGGACCAGCCCGAGTACGGCGTCAAGGCCGGGGACGTCATGGACTACAGCGCGTGGACGCGCTGA
- a CDS encoding bifunctional 5,10-methylenetetrahydrofolate dehydrogenase/5,10-methenyltetrahydrofolate cyclohydrolase: protein MSQARLMDGTALARRIVEDTAKKAADLTERTGTAPCLATVLVGADPASVTYVRMKQNRSRKAGIESRHVELPATTTTAELVGTLDALSADPTVHGILLQHPMGEHIDERAAFEAIAAEKDVDGVTFASFASMSFGLPGFVSCTPGGIMRLLDEYGVDPSGKRAVVVGRSAILGKPAGMLLLARDATVTYCHSRTRDLSAVVREADIVVAAVGRPRLIRGEDIKPGAVVIDAGYNAGNIGDVDFESAAERASLITPVPGGVGPMTIATLLEQTVTAAARQLGV, encoded by the coding sequence ATGTCTCAGGCACGGCTCATGGACGGCACCGCGCTCGCCCGGCGCATCGTCGAGGACACCGCGAAGAAGGCCGCCGACCTCACGGAGCGCACCGGTACGGCGCCCTGTCTGGCGACGGTTCTGGTCGGCGCGGACCCGGCCTCCGTCACCTACGTCCGGATGAAGCAGAACCGCAGCCGCAAGGCCGGTATCGAGTCCCGGCACGTGGAACTGCCAGCCACCACGACCACCGCCGAACTGGTCGGCACCCTCGACGCCCTCTCCGCCGACCCCACCGTGCACGGCATCCTGCTCCAGCACCCGATGGGTGAACACATCGACGAGCGGGCCGCGTTCGAGGCGATCGCGGCGGAGAAGGACGTGGACGGCGTCACCTTCGCGTCGTTCGCGTCGATGAGCTTCGGCCTGCCGGGCTTCGTGTCCTGCACGCCCGGCGGCATCATGCGGCTGCTCGACGAGTACGGCGTCGACCCGTCCGGCAAGCGGGCCGTCGTCGTCGGCCGCAGCGCGATCCTCGGCAAGCCGGCCGGGATGCTGCTCCTGGCCCGCGACGCGACCGTCACCTACTGCCACTCCCGCACCCGGGACCTGTCGGCGGTGGTCCGCGAGGCGGACATCGTGGTCGCCGCCGTGGGCCGCCCCCGGCTGATCCGCGGCGAGGACATCAAGCCCGGCGCGGTCGTCATCGACGCCGGCTACAACGCGGGCAACATCGGTGACGTCGACTTCGAATCCGCCGCCGAACGCGCCTCGTTGATCACGCCGGTGCCGGGCGGCGTCGGCCCGATGACGATCGCCACGCTCCTGGAACAGACGGTGACCGCCGCGGCCCGGCAGCTCGGGGTGTGA
- the ctaD gene encoding aa3-type cytochrome oxidase subunit I produces MRDLKSIKWLTTTDHKTIGTLYLVTAFGFFCIGGVMALLMRAELARPGLQIMSNEQFNQAFTMHGTIMLLMFATPLFAGFANWIMPLQIGAPDVAFPRLNMFAYWLYLFGSTIAVGGFLTPQGAADFGWFAYSPLSDAVRSPGVGADMWIMGLAFSGFGTILGAVNFITTIICMRAPGMTMFRMPIFVWNVLLTAVLVLLAFPVLAAALFALEADRKFGAHVFDAANGGALLWQHLFWFFGHPEVYIIALPFFGIISEVIPVFSRKPMFGYMGLVAATISIAGLSVTVWAHHMYVTGGVLLPFFSFMTFLIAVPTGVKFFNWIGTMWKGSLSFETPMLWATGFLITFVFGGLTGVMLAAPPIDFSTSDSYFVVAHFHYVVFGTVVFAMFSGFHFWWPKMTGKMLDERLGKMTFWTLFIGFHGTFLVQHWLGVNGMQRRIPDYLAVEGLTTLNTVSTISSFLLGLSLLPFFYNVWKTAKYGKKVEVDDPWGYGRSLEWATSCPPPRHNFVSLPRIRSESPAFDLHHADIPALERELTAR; encoded by the coding sequence GTGAGAGACCTCAAGAGCATCAAGTGGCTGACGACCACGGACCACAAGACGATCGGCACGCTGTATCTGGTCACGGCGTTCGGGTTCTTCTGCATCGGCGGCGTGATGGCGCTCCTCATGCGCGCCGAACTCGCCAGACCCGGCCTGCAGATCATGTCGAACGAGCAGTTCAACCAGGCGTTCACGATGCACGGCACGATCATGCTGCTGATGTTCGCGACGCCCCTGTTCGCAGGCTTCGCCAACTGGATCATGCCGCTCCAGATCGGCGCCCCGGACGTCGCCTTCCCCCGCCTGAACATGTTCGCCTACTGGCTGTATCTCTTCGGCTCGACGATCGCGGTAGGCGGCTTCCTCACCCCGCAGGGCGCGGCCGACTTCGGCTGGTTCGCCTACTCCCCGCTCTCGGACGCCGTCCGCTCCCCCGGCGTCGGCGCCGACATGTGGATCATGGGTCTGGCCTTCTCCGGCTTCGGCACGATCCTCGGTGCGGTCAACTTCATCACCACGATCATCTGCATGCGCGCACCGGGCATGACGATGTTCCGCATGCCGATCTTCGTGTGGAACGTGCTGCTCACCGCCGTACTCGTTCTGCTGGCCTTCCCGGTCCTCGCCGCCGCGCTCTTCGCGCTGGAGGCGGATCGGAAATTCGGGGCACACGTCTTCGACGCCGCCAACGGCGGTGCGTTGCTGTGGCAGCACCTCTTCTGGTTCTTCGGCCATCCAGAGGTGTACATCATCGCGCTGCCGTTCTTCGGCATCATCTCCGAGGTCATCCCGGTCTTCTCCCGCAAGCCGATGTTCGGCTACATGGGACTGGTCGCGGCCACGATCTCCATCGCCGGCCTCTCCGTGACCGTGTGGGCCCACCACATGTACGTCACCGGCGGAGTCCTGCTGCCGTTCTTCTCCTTCATGACGTTCCTCATCGCCGTGCCAACAGGCGTGAAGTTCTTCAACTGGATCGGAACGATGTGGAAGGGCTCCCTGAGTTTCGAGACCCCCATGCTCTGGGCCACCGGCTTCCTCATCACCTTCGTGTTCGGCGGCCTGACCGGCGTCATGCTCGCCGCCCCGCCCATCGACTTCTCGACCTCGGACTCGTACTTCGTCGTCGCCCACTTCCACTACGTGGTCTTCGGCACGGTCGTGTTCGCGATGTTCTCCGGCTTCCACTTCTGGTGGCCGAAGATGACCGGCAAGATGCTCGACGAGCGCCTCGGCAAGATGACTTTCTGGACGCTGTTCATCGGCTTCCACGGCACGTTCCTGGTCCAGCACTGGCTGGGCGTGAACGGGATGCAGCGCCGGATCCCCGACTACCTGGCGGTGGAGGGCCTGACGACACTCAACACGGTGTCGACGATCTCCTCGTTCCTGCTCGGCCTGTCGTTGCTGCCGTTCTTCTACAACGTGTGGAAGACGGCCAAGTACGGCAAGAAGGTCGAGGTCGACGACCCGTGGGGCTACGGCCGTTCGCTGGAGTGGGCGACGTCCTGCCCGCCGCCGCGGCACAACTTCGTCTCGCTCCCCCGCATCCGCAGTGAGTCCCCGGCCTTCGACCTCCACCACGCCGACATCCCCGCCCTGGAACGGGAGTTGACGGCCCGGTGA